A segment of the Candidatus Nitrososphaera gargensis Ga9.2 genome:
GCAAGCCAGAGAGGGAGTACAAGAACTAGATATTGTATACGAAGTTCCATTGATAAAGTACAGCAAATTCTTCTCTTGGTCATAGTAAATCAGTGGAAGAGGTCTATTGACATTAGCTGGGTCATGAGAATCTCTGAGATAGAGGTATACTGTCACATTATCGCCAACTCTATTTTTGATGTCTGCTTTCATCATGTCTATAACTTGAACTTCCATCAATGCCGGCACTGTCGGTATGGAAGACGATGTTTTTCCAAATACCAAAATCAGTAACAACACAAATCCAATTCCAATTGCAAGACCAGCAGCTACAGACACTGCTAAACTATCTGACATCATTTTGATTGTTTTGATTCATGCTTTTGAGTCTTTTCTGACTTTTGAGGAATGTAAGTAGTTCTTTTTGTTTTAATTAGAAAAGTAGCAATTCGACTCTTTGTCATTAAACCAAGGATGTCTAGCCGAGATCAGCTTTCAAGATTACAGTCTCAGTGCTTTATGGGACGCTCGCGATGGCGATATCATTCTCAAGAACTCCCAAAGGCGCTCGTATGCTGAATCATTCGACCAAAAGCTACTGCGTGTCTATAATGACCAAACTGTCGACTTCAAAGAGGAGCTAAAGGCCGAGCCTTTAGAAGTCGTCTACAAGGAAGACCTAGTTGTCAATCCTGGTCTTCAAAGGATAGCACAGCTCATTGTTGGCGAATCCACAACTTCTTTTACCCATATGGCGAGCGGCACTGGCACAACAGGGGAAACAACTGATGATTCAGTTTTAGCTGCTGAAAATGCCCGCGTTTCACTGTCAACTTCCGGCTACAGAGTGAGCCAAGGCATTTATGTCAAAATGGGCGGCTTCTTTCCCAAGTCGATAGCGACAGCCAATGTCTGAGAGTCTGGGGCCTTTGACGGGCCTAGTGGCGGCGTCATGCTTTATCATACGCTCTACGATGACGTTATCGGTCACACGCAGAACGTGACAGTGTATACAATCACACAGGTTATTGCAGCGACCTCGCTATGAGCTCCCACTTCCGCAACCTCAGAAGATATGCCGACACGCGGCCATAGTCAAGAACCTGGCTGAAAAGCTGGCTGAATTCCAAGCGTCTGAAATTATCGATGCCGATATGATCCTTGGCAGGATCGGCCGGATTGACACTGCCAAGCTGATCTGGGAAAACCACGAAGAGCATTTTCTGAACAATTCCGGCCAATTCCAAGTCACCGAGCCGGACGGAACCAACCTGTATCTCTGGTACACGATGGACGAAGCAAGCGATACTCCAAACGTCATGACGGATCACTCCGGCGGCGGGCGTCACGGCACAGTCCAGCTTGGCTCTGGTGTCAAACTCGAAAATAAAATCGTGGCCAACTACACTGCCGGCAAGCGCCTGTCCAAGTCGTTTTACTGCACCGGCAACGGCACCGAAGTCATTAGGCGGGCGCATGACTCTGACCTTGTCGTAAACCAGAACCAGTCGTTCTCGCTCTGGCTTTACCCAACGGATCTCAGCCTAGACGGCGGCACGTCCCGGCGCTGCGTCCACAAATTTGAGGATGCCAACAACGGTTTTCAGGTTACATACGATGACATGGCCCGCATCCAGTATGTTGTGGAGAAGGCAGGGGTCGGCTACTCGGCAAGATGCGCGACTGGCGCACTGCTCTTGAACGCCTGGAACCTTATCGTGTGCTTGTGGCAGAACTCCACTAACACTCCAACGATTGTTGTCAACAATGTCGCTTATTCAAACGTCGGCGGCGTGCCGGGCTTCAATTCAGGGACCACAGACCTTGTAATAGGCCGCCAAGGAAACAACACTACTTCGGGCCGGACAAAGGGATACATCGACGACTTTAGGTACTGGCAGAGCAAGGTTTTGTCGACCACAGAATATGGCAACCTTTGGGCCAACAAGCTGTCAATAGTTGCTTTACCCGGGCGAGTTGGACTGTGTGACGTTGCAGCATGACACCTGAGCCAAAGTTTGAGAACATTGACAGGAGCGCAAATGTCCAGTCTCAAGGGGAAGGCACCGTCTCTGTCGTCACGCCAAGAGAGCGGCCAATTATCATTGGCGATAGGAAAAACTATAGGTATATTCGAAAAAAGCGCGCTAGAATTCTAAAGGAAATTGCAGACATCAAGGCTGACTACGCAGGCAGGCCGCCAGACGCGCCTGTAATGCTGACCATAGGCCAAGTTCCTCTCAAGCTTGCTCTGAAGATAAAGGAATACCAGCTCAAGGTCTTGGGAATGTGTACCGGCCACGGTCCAGGCACATTGAAGCGACTGCTTGACATCCAGCAGAGCCTGCTTTGTGACAACTGCCGCAAAAGTTCTCTATACGGCGGCGACTTGCAATGCACGGCTGACTTGTGGCCGTTTCTGGCTGTCAACATCCTGATGGGGGCGCTGGCTAAAGACTAATGGGTACAGCCGGCCTTGCTTGGGATGTCGGTGACTATATCAGCGCCGCTCGGATGAACCAAAAGGACGAATTGGTAGGGACAGGCGCAGAGATAGCTGGCATTTCTCCGACTTATCCGGGACAACAAGCATTTTGCACTGCAACAGGTTCAGGATTCACAGTAGATACGCTTTACCAGCGAAATGCAGCCAACACTGCTTGGAACGCTGTCGGCGCTCTGTCAGGCGCTGTAAACGCCAATTTAGTAAAATTTTCAACGCCAACATCAGCTGACTTTACCATACCGGGTGCCGGGACGATAGCCGTTTCTTCTGGTGCGTCGCCGGACAATATGCGCGACAACAACACCGGTACGTCTTGGCTCTCAAACAACGAGGCAAACCCATGGGCCAGAATCGACACAGGGGCGACTCGCCTGCTCGGTGCCGTCCGGATCTATTGGGGCGGCACATCAGCCGAGACGCCGAACTCCTTCAAGATCCAAGTGTCGGACGATGCTGTCACCTGGGCTGATGTACTGAGCAGGACTGCCGAGCCAGCTTTGGGTGCCTATACAACCTACGAGTTCAACGTTGTCTACAAACGGTATGTCAGAGTGATAGCTCAGGAAACGCTGGCAATGAGGATAAACGAGTTCCATTACTATACACGAGTCACCGAGGACGCAATAGCAAATCATGGGCATGGGTTGTTGTCGTAATGGGCCAATCAGGTTTGCAGTGGGACCCGGCTGACTATGTAAGCGTTGACAGGCTCAACCAAAAAGACATCTTTACCGGGACTGCAACACAGATCGACGCAATCAAAACCACGTACGCCGGCATGCGCGTCTACTGCACTCAGGCTGGCGGCATCAACAACTTGGAGGCTGATGTCCTCTATATCCGCAATTCGCAGAACACAGCATGGATAAAAATCGCAAGAATGAACCAAGAAGCCAACCCAAAGCAGGTGACCTTTTCTTCCCCTGATTCTTTGGACTGGACTGATCCAGTCTCTGTGACGGTTTCTTCAGGGGGCTCGGAAACTGTCGTTTGCAACCCAAACGCGCCTGACAACTATTATTCGATGTCGGCCAACTACAACCAGCGCGAGGCAGAGCGGATAACCGATACGTCGCTTCGGAACAAGGCGCTGGTTTCGGTCAAATGGTATCTGGCAAAAGGCGGCAGCCCGACTGGAAATGTCGAATGCAGGATTAGAAAAGTCTCTGACGATTCAATAGTTGCGACGGCCACAAACCCTATAGCTGCATCTTCTCTTTCTGAATCATCCTACACGCGTCACACTTTCAATTTCCCAGCAAACACGCTGACTCCAAATGAAGATTGCCGTATAGCAGTCGAATATCCATCTGGCGACGCTTCCAATTACATCAAAGTTGGAGTCCACACAGGGTCTGGTAATACCTATGCCGGCGGCCACCGTGAAGGCTACTCTGGCGCTTGGAACATAACAGACACCTCGCATGACTTTAACATCGAAATAATCTTTGGCTCAGGCGCTAATATCAAGGATAATAACACATCGACAAAGTGGACATCATTGAATGAGGCTAATCCATGGGCTTATGTCGAGGTTGCCTCTACAAGCAAGCCAACAGGTGCGATCAGGGTTTTCTGGGGCAATTCTAACGAAACCCCGACCAACTACAAGGTCCAGCACTCCAATAACGCAAGCTCTTGGACTGACCTGCTGACAAGGAACGTCAAGCCGCCATCAAACCAATGGACGACGTACGAGTTCAACATCGTCGACTGCCGCTATGTCAGGGTCCTGGCCCAAGAAACCTTGGCAATGTCAATCTATGAAGTCGATATTTACAAACAGGAAGCTGCCCAAGCTTTGGCAGACCATAGCCATGCCCTGCTAACCTAATCAGAGAAGACGGTCAAAAGCTAATGCCATTTTTATTGTACCTTTTCGTGACATCCGGCTAGTTGCCTAAAAAAGAGTTCTTTGTCGAAGGCTCGAAGGACTTTATGAAAGTGTACGAGTCGTTGCCCCGCACAAGTCAGCTGAAGAAGGATATCGACAACGCCATTTCAGAGCTAAAGAAGGATCCTCTGAAAGGCGAAAGAATACAACAGCAACTATGGCCAAAAGAATATGTCAAAAAGTATGGCATTAACAACCTGTTTAGATATCGCCTCGGTGGAGGCTACAGGCTCACGTACACTATTGTTGGCAGGCCAAACGGAACAACCTCGGTATTACTTGACGCTCTAACTCACAAAGAGTATGACAAATTATTTGGTTATAGTACCAGTTAGCTAGAGAAGCCTGGTTGACTCTTCAAGCAGCTTTTCCAGTTTCGGGTTGTCTGCAAATACCCAGATAATCGCACCATCTTTGTTGTCTATCATTATCTTGTTGCTTGCTTCTAGATAATTCAGCACCTTCTCTAGAGTCTGGTATTGCATGCTCTTTGGCAGGCTTCTCCAGAGTTTGTACTTGGATGGATACTCTTTTGCTTCCTTTATGGCCGCCTCAACCATCTGGATGGTAGGCAATGTCGGTTCATGATAGCCAGCGCTCCTTCCTCCTCTCTTCGTTGTCCTACCGGTCCCCAAGCCCCTTCTTCTTCCAGAAAAGGGACCGCTACCACTCCTTGATACAGCTGGCGTCGTCATGTCCAACATCTTCATTGTTGTTATTGTCATACTTCTTTAGCAGTAAAACTATTTAAACTTATACATTGTTGTGTAATATACACTTGTATAATATCACAACCTTGACAAATAGGTTATGCTAGCCTTTTAAGAAGTCGTTTTGGTTCAAGGGAACAGAAACCTTAAGTCTAGGCAATTTTCTCCGAAGCTGATATTGAGCGAGAACAGGATATCTCGTAGAGTCGTCGAGTCCTATGGAAGAAACAAGGAGCAGAAGTTGGCTTTTCTTGAAGATTCTGACATCCAGCTACTTGGTTTAAACCAGCAACAGCAGGACTGCCTCGTGATAACCGGCAAGCGCAAGGCCTCTGCTTGGGCGTACTCGATGCGCTACAGTAACAACTCAAGCCAAAATGGAATTGGACTGGATGCTGCAATGCGAAATATTGCCGATGTTTCAATTGGAGATACGGTAGTCATTGAAAAAGTTACGCCGCTTGCCGGAGAGCGAGTAATTCTAAAGCCAGTAGAGGAGATAATACCAGGGATTTCGGCCAGAGTCATGGAGTATGTACCGTTTGCCATCAAAGATAATCCGCTGGCAGTTGGAGAGCGAATCTGGTATTCCTTTGATGGAACTACGTTTGTGTTTGATGTCGCAGACGTTCAGCCGAAAAATGCCAGTGCCATAGTCGTTTCAAAGAATACTAAATTTGCAGTAGGGTAGTCGCAGCAGAGCCTTCCAAATCTTGAAAGATTATTGCGCTGCGGGAAGAAGACGGTTATTAACGACTGCAAAAAGCAACTGCTTTAGCTTTGTGTTCAGATGGACCTCCTTTTTGGCTAAAAGCGCGTCTAAATCCTTGAGTCTTAGAGTTGGCCTTCCAATCTCTCCTGCATACTTTACCCCCTCGCTGATGAGGCTCTCAAATAGCTCTAGTTTGTGAACGAACGCCACTTTGGTCAACTCTTTACTTGCAAGGGCTTCTGCAGAATCTATCCTCGAGCGTATTTCATCTGGATATCTGTGAAAGTCACCGCGATCTAATCCCTTTCTGCTCCAAAATCCTCTGATCATCGAAGGAAAGTCGTAATTCCCTGCGAACGCAAGTTTCTCCTTTGGGTATTCGTTTTTGACAAAGCTTACTATTTCATCCGCTATGCCGGCATCGCTATTTTGATTCAGATAATCAAGGACCTTTTGCGGCACAAGGCTAGAGTTGTCTCTTGTCCAGGACGTTATGCTCTTCAGCTCGCTCTGAAAATGGACAACATCGTTCATGTTTTGAAATGGCAATAGGGCCGATACCGAGTCCAGCTCGACATTAAGAAGGTAGCCCTCTCTGTCCTTTTCAAGCTTTATTTTGATCTTCTTTGGGTGCAACTCCTGCTTTGGACCGACTATCTCCTGTTCTATCTCGTCAATCATTGCAAATACCTGATCCTTGCTAAACTTTAGAGCATACACAATCTGCATGTCTTTTGACTCTATGTCTATACTATAGTTCCATGAAGAATGCCTTCTGAGCGCAAAGTAGCCATAATTTTCTAGCCGCAGTCTCTTGATAGCTTCGGATGACTCGTAGGTGGTCACTTCGTCCTTTTCTTCTCCCCAGCTTTCTGATTCTTCCCTTGCAGCATTGCGGTTGTGAATAGCAGCCCATCTTTCGCCGTCAGACAAGCTTCCCCAGTCCCCTACGAATTGAGGCCTACCGCCCCTTGTTATCCACGGCATTGAAAAGCCTAGCTTGAACTTGCTTTAATCCATTTCTGGATACATAATTTGTTCATCCATTCATTTTGTTCTTGTTCGCGAAGGGCGTGCTAGACACGACTTCACCAGTAATTTCTGACAGAATTTTTAAATACAAAAGTGATGATTAAGTTGTAAACGAAAGAGCCGGACGGGCTGAAAAAACATGGAAACGGTTATGGCAATTTGCTTGCCTGACTAGGCGACGGGCCCTGAATACCTCGTTGAATTTGCTCATATATGAAAGATTGCGTTCGGATAAAAGGCTAGAAACAGGAAGAATAGTTTTCAAATTGCAATTCTTGAAGTGTACGCATAATATATATTGCAAAACCAAAATCAGATTCTTGTCTCTTCTATAGTCCGATTGCTACTCAATCCATAACTAGCATAATTTCGGTTCCCTCTCTTGGCTTATGAGAGGGAAACAAAACAACCTCAACCATATCCTCAACATCTGCCAAGATGGTAGCAGTACGAACATTCTCCAGCAATTGCAAAGCGTGACAGAACAAAAAGTGGACAAGGTGGACTACCAGCAACAAATAGAGCGGTGGAACAAGTACCAAGAGCTTTTAGATGAAATAGGCAAGAAATGTGGCCGGGACGTTGGCGTCAGGCTTGCAAGAAACGTCAAGCATAATTTCAACGTGTTTACTGACACATCCTCGGCTGGGCTTGCTGTAGTCGGCGCGGCTGCGTTGCTGACATTATGGGGCGCATTTTCGATCTATAGCATCTATTACCTGGTTGGCAGTATTGCTGCTCTGAGTTTTGTAGGCTGGCAGGCATTTATCAGGTTACACCATCCATCGGTAATACACTTCAAATGCAGCCCTGCCTTGCATATCGACGAATTTGCGTACATGCGCCAGACGATAAGAGGGATACCGCCAGCAGAGCATGATCCGATAGTCAGGCTGCCTGTGCTAGAAATGTCCATATCGCGAGCATGGCTGGCGCAGCAGGGCATGCTAAAGTTCATGGAAAGTCTGCGCGATATAAAATGGGAGAGAGCAGAGGAAAGGAGCCAGCAGGAACATCTACGGGAGGAATAAAAAGAATGGCAATAGAAAGATGCGACAAATGCGGCAAGTCATTCATGAGCAAGTCAGAGGTTGAGCGCCACAAGATGTGGGAGCATCCAGTGCCAGTATCGCCTTTTGAAGAGCGGCCTGCTGCAGCCGTCAATAATAACAATGGCATTAATCCTGACGAAGTGCACAAGCTGACAAGCGACGTGATGGCTGGTACAAGAAGTAAAGGTTCCTCAGCAATTGGCAGCGGGCAAAGAAGAAGAGTCCCATTCAGAACCTAAAAGCAGAGAAGCATTAAAGACCCGGTATATGATATAGTCTATGAGACATATATCTGTCGCCCATAGACGATCAGTACAACAAACTCCGAAAGAATATTGGAAATGACTTTAGTAGCAGCCAGAAAGAGGAGAGGATAGCCGAGCTTTATTCATTCCATTGCGACAACTGTGGCTATCGAAATATCCATAATATCAGGGAGCTTGTTTGCGGGTGCGGCAAAGAGCTGGCAGGGACACTGGTGTACCGAAAAGTTGGAGATACAGTAATTTATGACGCTAGAGAAAAGAGAAAGGGCAGAAGAAGATGATGATAGCATGATCTATAGGTGCCCGGACGGCCACATCAGTTTTGCAAAACAACTACAATATTGCGGGATGAAAGGATGCGGCAAGCCCATTGAAATTATTAGCGAGCAAGATATCGAGTGGCTATATAAAATCAATCCAAGCGGGCTGGCAATGAATGAGAAAGACCTGAACAAGATACTGGAGGACAAGAACATGCCCAACGAGGTAAAGGAAGCGGTGAAACAAGTATTTCCAGAGCTGAAGGAAAAGAAGAAGAGGAGATTTTGGTTTGCATAATTAATCAAGAACGAAACCATATTGGAAATGGTGAACAAGCGAATATCTAGATGAATGCTTCGTCCACGATGGATAATGCTACTTATGAAGCTAGCAACGTAGCCAAAGGCTCAAAAGCATTATGGCATTTAGGTAAAAATACAAAAGAAGGATGTGGAACTATCAGAAGCCTGTCCATAACATGGAAAGAGGAAGAAGCTCGCTTCTGATAAAGAGGCAGTTAGCGATTATAGGCAGCATTGCCGCAGTGGCAGCTGTTGCGCTTTTCATGACCATCTTCTCATTCGGTGCCGATGATTCTTTCTCAATAACAGAGATTCCATTCTTTTTCATGAACGGGCAAGAAATTACGGTAAGGGGAACGTTTGAAGAGTGTGCACCAACCAAGATGCTGCTGATATGCTATCCGGGATTCCGGTCAGACGATGGCAATTATTTTGTACTCACAGACCACGATACTAAGGATTTAAGGAGCCTGATCAAACAGGGGCATTTTCAAGTTACTGGAAAATTTTCTCCAGAGATACCTGAGGAATTTGCGGCAGCAGATGTGGCAGGAGTCATCTCAGTTAGCTCTATCACTCCAATTGATTCTGTTTAAGACATAATACTGGACACAATCTTGGACGCATGATCGTTCAGTATCGACATTCTTTGTGGTGCTCGCTTTTTTCGTAGTCAGAATTTTAGATATATAGAAGACGCAGCTTGGGACATCAAGACAAAGAAGCTACAGGATATGATAGAATAAAGAAACATGCCGCGCAAAGAGTAGTGCATGGGCGAGCAGAAAGACAAGACGCTGGAGCAGGTATCCGACGAAGACTATAAAGTGGCACCAACCAGTGCGGATGAAAGGCACCTGAACAAAAGGGATATGAAAAAACGGGTCACAGGCGAAAGCTACCCACTGCTCGAGGAAAAGGTGCAGCAAGAGCTAAGAGGGGGAGTAGAATAGCAAAGGCTCCAAGCATTGCTCATTGGCCATGCACAGAAATTACACTAAATTATATAATACGCTAAATTATTCACATTTGCTCAAGAATAAACCAAGCTTCTTTCAAGCTACTGCATATATTTCCAAAAGTTATTTATTCTAGAAGCGCCTTTAACTAAATGTGTACGCAAAACTATGCAACATTGAAATTTTATCAAGCTACATCAAGGACGTTTCAGTTGGCGACATGCTGACGGTGCAGGCGCTCATCACAAACCCACTTGACTGGCAGCACTTTTACGAAAAGATACTGACAATAAAACGGGGCGACAAGACGGACTTTACGGTCGTCACGGGCGAAGGCGACAGACTGGTTGGCACCGGCGACATTGTCGAAGTGGACAAGTGGAGCAACAGCGGCCACTATGGGTTCAAGATCAAGATAGATGTCAAGCGCCAAAAGTCGCTTACCGATAGGAGGATAAGGGGGCCAGGCAGGACGGCAAAGCCGGCGGCTGAAAAGCCGCCGGCCGAGCCGGCGGAGGCGGAAGCGCCGCAATTCGCTCCGCTGGCAGCAGCCGCCACCACCTTGGTAACGCCGCAGGATATTGCATCGTTTCGCGAAATGCTGAAAGGCTCGATCACGATGGACATGGCCTAAGTGCCTAGTTGATCGGTGCTGTAACCTGTACACTGACACCTCATTTCCTTGTCTTTGGCGTCAGTGGCGAGGCATCTTTTGCCTGTAAACGAATGCTGCCAGTCACTGTGCCCGCAGATGCATACTGTCATGCCTGTCGTCATCGCCTCAAGTTAATTACCATACTCTGTTGCTGCCGCCAAGGCATCATCTTCCTCCTCTGCTTTTTGCCTGCTTTCTGCTGTACACCGAAGCAACCGGCGTTGTCCAAAAGATAGGAGCATGTAGGACATTTATTGGTTCACGAACTTGGACAATCTAACAAAAGGCAGGAGCAATTTCTAAAGCTATTTTGCCAAACGAATGTAAGTCCGATTCCAATTTACGATTTGCAATTACTTCAAACACTTATAATGTTCATAGGCCGCTTTATTCCCGCGCTTGGCAGCAATCAAGGTCTTCGCGGTGGACATTGACGGCACCCTTACTGAAAACGGGGGAGGTGCGATACACCTGGCGGCTCTAGCAAAGCTCCGCTACCTTGAGAGGCTGGGCTATAACGTTGTATATGTCACCGGCAGGTCTTCGATCGAAGCGTATGTCCTTGCAGTATTTGGCGGCACCACCAGAATTGCGGTTGGAGAAAACGGTGGCGCAATAACAATCGCGCCACAGGAGCACAAGTTGCTGGCAAGCAGGGAAAAGTGCATGGAGGGGTATGAAGTGCTGAAAAAGAGCATTGACGGCGTGCAGATAAAGCCGGTGTTTCCGAGGATGACCGAAGTGGTTCTGCTGCGCACGTTTGACCTGAAAGAGGGCCAGAAAATCTTGGAAGAGCATAACCTGCCGCTGTATCTGTCAGACAGCAAGTACGCTTTTCACATCAACGAAAAAGGGGTCGACAAGGGATACGGGCTTGCAGAGGCTTTGAAGATGCTCAAGGCAGACCCGGAAGAGACGGTCGCGATAGGCGACAGCGAAACCGACGTGCCGATGTACGGTATTTGCGGCTGCAGCATTGCGCTTGGGCACGCCGAGGAAAGCGTCAAGAAAAAGGCTGATCACGTGGTCGCCGGCAGTGAAGGAGCCGGCCTTGCCGAAGCCATAGATTACGTTGCGTTCAACTACCTTGGGGTGAAGAAGGCGCAATGACGTTCCGGCTGTTCAGGAACGATGTGCGCAGACTGGTCAAGCAGGCTCTAGATAATGCAGGGTATCCTGCCGTCGAATTTGACGTGTCCGAACCACCGCAAAAAGAATTTGGCGACCTGTCATGCAACGTCGCGTTCCTTCTGGCTAGGCACGCCAAAAAGCCACCGCAAAAGATAGCGGCTGAACTGGTCGAAGCGATCAGGCTGAACATCAAGGATACATGCGTCCTGTCGGCAGAGACTGCCGGCGGCCACATCAACTTCAAGGCCGACTATTCGCGCCTGTCGCCAGCGACTCTTGGACAGGTGCTCAAGAGCCCAGAAAATTATGGCTACCCAGACTCGGGGCAGGGCCGGCACATCGTCATAGAGCATACAAGCGTCAACCCGAACAAGGCGCTCCATGTGGGCCATATGCGCAACGTGATAATCGGCGATACGCTCTACCGCATAATGAAGGCCACGAACCACCGGACGACGGTGCTCAACTACGTTGACGACTCCGGCCTGCAGGTCGCCGACATTGTAGTGGGCTTCAAGTTCTCCGGCTTTAATGTCGAACCGCCCAAGGGCAAAAAGTTTGACCACTATTGCGGCGACGAGGTGTACGTCAAGATAAACGAGATGTATGAGAAGGACCCTCTACTGGCAGAAAAGCGCAAGCTGGTGCTCAAGGAGATAGAGGAGGGCAAGTCAGAGATCGCACGCTTTGCCACGGATATTACGTTGCGCGTGCTGAACGAGCAGTTGAAGACGTGCTGGCGCATGAAGGCGCGGTACGACCTATTGAATTTCGAGTCGCACATCGTCGTATCGAAACTGTGGAGCAAGACGTTTGAGCTGCTAAAGAAAGAAAGGCTCACTCATTTTGAAGAGGAGGGCAAGAACAAGGGCTGCTGGGTCATAGAGGCCAAGGATGAGGAGGACAAGGTCCTTGTGAGGAGCGACGGCACGGCCACGTACATTGCAAAGGACATCCCCTATGCCGCGTGGAAGCTGGGGCTTATCGAAGACCCGTTCTCCTACCGGGAGTATCTCGGGCAGTGGGACGGCTCGATGCTTTATGCCACTACGCTTGGGGGTAGCGACAAGCCTACAGCAGCCAAGAAATTCAACGGGGGCGAGCGCGTCATTACGATAATTGACTCGCGGCAGGCCCGCCTGCAGAGGATAATATCACAGGTGCTCTCAAAGATCGGTGCCGGCACCCAAGAATACTTCCACTTGAGCTACGAGGCGGTGACCCTCAGTTCAGAAACCGCCAAGGCGTTTGGGATCGACATCGGCGACCGGCAGTTCATGCACATGTCTGGCAGAAAGGGCATCTATGTCAACGCCGACTATGTGCTTGACACACTGCACACCAAAGCGTACGAAGAGGTAAAGACGAGGAACCCTGGCTTTACAGAAGAGCAGCTGAACGCCATAGCAGAAGAGATCGCGATATCGGCGATACGTTACAACATGATAAAACAGGATCTTGATAAGATAATCACCTTTGACGTAAAAGAGTCGCTGAGCCTTGAAGGTGACACCGGACCATACCTGCAGTACGCCTATGCGCGCTCGCAGCGCATACTGGAAAAATCAGGTCAGGATATCGCAGGGAGCAACTTTGCCTTTGACCGGCTCGCTCACGAATCGGAGATAGCACTGATAAAAGAGATAGCCAAGCTCGACCTTGTTGTCGAGGACGCGGCAAAATCATTGTCGCCCAAGTCGCTTGCGCGCTATGCCTACAACCTTGCGACGACATTCAACCTGTTCTATGAGAAGGTGCCCGTGTTGAAAGAGCAGGACGCTGACATCAGGATGGCGCGCCTTGCCCTTGTCAAGGCTTTTGGAGTTGCGCTGAAAAACGCGCTTGACGTGCTGGG
Coding sequences within it:
- a CDS encoding discoidin domain-containing protein, with the protein product MGTAGLAWDVGDYISAARMNQKDELVGTGAEIAGISPTYPGQQAFCTATGSGFTVDTLYQRNAANTAWNAVGALSGAVNANLVKFSTPTSADFTIPGAGTIAVSSGASPDNMRDNNTGTSWLSNNEANPWARIDTGATRLLGAVRIYWGGTSAETPNSFKIQVSDDAVTWADVLSRTAEPALGAYTTYEFNVVYKRYVRVIAQETLAMRINEFHYYTRVTEDAIANHGHGLLS
- a CDS encoding ATPase AAA, which encodes MSENRISRRVVESYGRNKEQKLAFLEDSDIQLLGLNQQQQDCLVITGKRKASAWAYSMRYSNNSSQNGIGLDAAMRNIADVSIGDTVVIEKVTPLAGERVILKPVEEIIPGISARVMEYVPFAIKDNPLAVGERIWYSFDGTTFVFDVADVQPKNASAIVVSKNTKFAVG
- a CDS encoding phosphoglycolate phosphatase → MAAIKVFAVDIDGTLTENGGGAIHLAALAKLRYLERLGYNVVYVTGRSSIEAYVLAVFGGTTRIAVGENGGAITIAPQEHKLLASREKCMEGYEVLKKSIDGVQIKPVFPRMTEVVLLRTFDLKEGQKILEEHNLPLYLSDSKYAFHINEKGVDKGYGLAEALKMLKADPEETVAIGDSETDVPMYGICGCSIALGHAEESVKKKADHVVAGSEGAGLAEAIDYVAFNYLGVKKAQ
- a CDS encoding discoidin domain-containing protein, which encodes MGQSGLQWDPADYVSVDRLNQKDIFTGTATQIDAIKTTYAGMRVYCTQAGGINNLEADVLYIRNSQNTAWIKIARMNQEANPKQVTFSSPDSLDWTDPVSVTVSSGGSETVVCNPNAPDNYYSMSANYNQREAERITDTSLRNKALVSVKWYLAKGGSPTGNVECRIRKVSDDSIVATATNPIAASSLSESSYTRHTFNFPANTLTPNEDCRIAVEYPSGDASNYIKVGVHTGSGNTYAGGHREGYSGAWNITDTSHDFNIEIIFGSGANIKDNNTSTKWTSLNEANPWAYVEVASTSKPTGAIRVFWGNSNETPTNYKVQHSNNASSWTDLLTRNVKPPSNQWTTYEFNIVDCRYVRVLAQETLAMSIYEVDIYKQEAAQALADHSHALLT
- a CDS encoding LamG-like jellyroll fold domain-containing protein, with the translated sequence MQRPRYELPLPQPQKICRHAAIVKNLAEKLAEFQASEIIDADMILGRIGRIDTAKLIWENHEEHFLNNSGQFQVTEPDGTNLYLWYTMDEASDTPNVMTDHSGGGRHGTVQLGSGVKLENKIVANYTAGKRLSKSFYCTGNGTEVIRRAHDSDLVVNQNQSFSLWLYPTDLSLDGGTSRRCVHKFEDANNGFQVTYDDMARIQYVVEKAGVGYSARCATGALLLNAWNLIVCLWQNSTNTPTIVVNNVAYSNVGGVPGFNSGTTDLVIGRQGNNTTSGRTKGYIDDFRYWQSKVLSTTEYGNLWANKLSIVALPGRVGLCDVAA
- a CDS encoding type II toxin-antitoxin system RelE/ParE family toxin — protein: MPKKEFFVEGSKDFMKVYESLPRTSQLKKDIDNAISELKKDPLKGERIQQQLWPKEYVKKYGINNLFRYRLGGGYRLTYTIVGRPNGTTSVLLDALTHKEYDKLFGYSTS
- a CDS encoding zinc finger C2H2 domain-containing protein — encoded protein: MAIERCDKCGKSFMSKSEVERHKMWEHPVPVSPFEERPAAAVNNNNGINPDEVHKLTSDVMAGTRSKGSSAIGSGQRRRVPFRT
- a CDS encoding arginine--tRNA ligase, which produces MTFRLFRNDVRRLVKQALDNAGYPAVEFDVSEPPQKEFGDLSCNVAFLLARHAKKPPQKIAAELVEAIRLNIKDTCVLSAETAGGHINFKADYSRLSPATLGQVLKSPENYGYPDSGQGRHIVIEHTSVNPNKALHVGHMRNVIIGDTLYRIMKATNHRTTVLNYVDDSGLQVADIVVGFKFSGFNVEPPKGKKFDHYCGDEVYVKINEMYEKDPLLAEKRKLVLKEIEEGKSEIARFATDITLRVLNEQLKTCWRMKARYDLLNFESHIVVSKLWSKTFELLKKERLTHFEEEGKNKGCWVIEAKDEEDKVLVRSDGTATYIAKDIPYAAWKLGLIEDPFSYREYLGQWDGSMLYATTLGGSDKPTAAKKFNGGERVITIIDSRQARLQRIISQVLSKIGAGTQEYFHLSYEAVTLSSETAKAFGIDIGDRQFMHMSGRKGIYVNADYVLDTLHTKAYEEVKTRNPGFTEEQLNAIAEEIAISAIRYNMIKQDLDKIITFDVKESLSLEGDTGPYLQYAYARSQRILEKSGQDIAGSNFAFDRLAHESEIALIKEIAKLDLVVEDAAKSLSPKSLARYAYNLATTFNLFYEKVPVLKEQDADIRMARLALVKAFGVALKNALDVLGITALDHM